One region of Pangasianodon hypophthalmus isolate fPanHyp1 chromosome 15, fPanHyp1.pri, whole genome shotgun sequence genomic DNA includes:
- the fgf10a gene encoding fibroblast growth factor 10a has protein sequence MCTWEVTKSAATWVRVSYLSSLLLLLVLAISALPVACHDARRAARNSRVANNSSSTAVVVGRHVRSYSHLTGDVRRRKLFSYQKFFLRIDKNGTVNGTKTKDDPFSILEIKSVDVGIVAIKGLNSNYYLAINKKGVVYGAKEYGTDCKLIERIEENRYNTYASAEWKNKKKHMFVGLSANGKPMRAKKTRRKNTATHFLPIPIP, from the exons ATGTGCACATGGGAAGTGACTAAGAGTGCCGCAACCTGGGTTCGTGTGTCCTATCTGTcctcgctgctgctgctgctcgtgCTCGCGATCTCGGCTCTGCCCGTGGCGTGCCACGATGCCCGCAGGGCCGCACGTAACTCCAGGGTGGCCAACAACTCGTCTTCAACCGCAGTGGTGGTGGGCCGGCACGTCCGCAGCTACAGCCACCTCACAGGAGATGTGCGCCGCAGGAAGCTCTTCTCCTACCAGAAGTTTTTTCTCAGGATTGATAAGAACGGCACTGTCAATGGCACCAAGACCAAGGACGATCCGTTCA GTATACTCGAAATCAAGTCTGTGGATGTTGGCATTGTGGCAATTAAAGGCCTCAATAGCAACTATTACCTTGCGATCAACAAGAAAGGGGTGGTGTATGGAGCG AAGGAGTACGGCACTGACTGCAAGCTGATAGAGCGGATCGAGGAGAACCGGTACAACACGTACGCCTCGGCAGAGtggaagaacaagaagaagcaCATGTTCGTGGGTCTGAGCGCCAATGGCAAGCCAATGAGGGCCAAGAAGACACGGAGAAAAAACACAGCCACACACTTCCTGCCCATTCCCATCCCATAG